A genomic stretch from Candidatus Nitrotoga arctica includes:
- a CDS encoding RNA pyrophosphohydrolase: MIDRDGYRPNVGIILSNAKNQVFWGKRIRQHAWQFPQGGIQCGETPEQAMYRELQEEVGLQSCHVQILGRTREWIRYEVPQHWVKREWRGSYKGQKQIWFLLRLVGRDCDVCLRASVHPEFDAWRWNDYWVEMESVIEFKRDVYRLALNELVRYLPPANNFSGWDTSKKISSNF, encoded by the coding sequence ATGATTGATCGGGATGGTTACCGCCCCAACGTCGGCATCATTCTGTCTAACGCTAAGAATCAGGTATTCTGGGGCAAGCGCATCAGGCAGCATGCGTGGCAATTCCCGCAAGGTGGCATTCAGTGTGGTGAAACACCGGAACAAGCGATGTATCGCGAATTGCAGGAAGAGGTAGGTTTGCAGTCTTGTCATGTCCAAATATTGGGCCGCACGCGTGAGTGGATACGTTATGAAGTGCCGCAACATTGGGTTAAACGTGAGTGGCGTGGCAGTTACAAGGGGCAGAAGCAGATATGGTTTTTACTGCGACTGGTTGGACGCGACTGTGATGTCTGTTTGCGTGCTTCCGTTCATCCCGAGTTTGATGCTTGGCGTTGGAACGATTATTGGGTTGAGATGGAAAGTGTGATTGAGTTTAAACGGGATGTTTACCGTTTGGCATTGAATGAATTAGTACGCTATTTGCCACCAGCCAACAATTTTTCTGGCTGGGATACGTCCAAAAAAATTTCTAGTAATTTTTGA
- the radC gene encoding RadC family protein, with protein MGINNWPEGERPREKLIQRGAASLSDAELLAIFLRTGVVGKSAVDLARDLLTQFGTLTRLFAASQEEFCTIYGMGQAKYAQLQAVLEMSRRALQEVMRMGDALNSPSAVRDYLRLLLSGREQEVFLVVFLTAQNRVVASEEMFHGSLTQTSVYPREVVKRALYHNAAGVILAHNHPSGVAEPSQSDRLLTDTLKQALALVDVRVLDHFIVAGNGCLSFAERGMM; from the coding sequence ATGGGAATTAATAATTGGCCTGAGGGAGAACGGCCGCGCGAGAAGTTAATCCAGCGCGGTGCGGCCTCACTCTCTGATGCTGAACTGCTGGCCATATTTTTGCGCACCGGTGTAGTGGGCAAAAGTGCGGTGGATTTGGCACGTGATTTGCTTACTCAGTTTGGCACACTAACCCGTTTATTCGCCGCTAGCCAAGAAGAGTTTTGCACTATATATGGTATGGGGCAGGCCAAATATGCTCAGTTGCAGGCTGTGCTGGAAATGTCGCGGCGTGCCTTGCAAGAGGTAATGCGCATGGGCGATGCGCTGAACTCACCGAGCGCGGTACGCGATTATCTTCGATTGCTTTTAAGTGGCCGTGAACAGGAAGTGTTCCTGGTTGTCTTTCTTACCGCACAAAACCGTGTAGTTGCATCAGAGGAAATGTTCCACGGCTCGCTCACCCAAACCAGCGTGTATCCGCGCGAAGTGGTTAAACGTGCGTTGTATCACAACGCGGCTGGAGTCATCTTGGCGCATAATCACCCGTCAGGCGTGGCTGAACCCAGTCAGTCCGACCGCCTGCTCACAGACACGCTTAAACAGGCGCTCGCGTTGGTGGATGTGCGCGTGCTAGATCACTTCATCGTAGCAGGAAACGGGTGCTTGTCATTTGCAGAGCGAGGAATGATGTAG
- the coaBC gene encoding bifunctional phosphopantothenoylcysteine decarboxylase/phosphopantothenate--cysteine ligase CoaBC, with protein sequence MEQIQTKRIVLGLTGGIAAYKSAELTRLLVNQGMQVQVAMTEAACHFITPITMQALSGKPVFTNQWGEHTANHMAHINLSRTTDAIMIAPATADFIAKLAHGLADDLLSALCLARNCPLLVAPAMNRQMWESPATQRNIQQLLADGVTILGPVSGMQACGEEGMGRMQEPTELARALLTFFQPKLLSGVKVLLTAGPTYEAIDAVRGITNRSSGKMGYAITQAALELGAEVTLISGPTALSSPHGAALVNITSAAEMFEAVQKHVADANIFIGVAAVADYRVAQPTGQKIKKSTGGLTLELFPNPDILGYVAGLPKPPFCVGFAAESHNLHDYAATKRKTKKIPLLAANLAQQAIGADDNELILFDDTGEHVLPRADKLTLARALLQHIVKLYRQGNKL encoded by the coding sequence ATGGAACAAATTCAAACAAAACGTATTGTGCTTGGTCTCACCGGCGGTATTGCCGCCTATAAAAGCGCCGAATTAACTCGCCTATTGGTCAATCAGGGCATGCAGGTACAGGTTGCGATGACTGAAGCTGCGTGTCACTTCATCACGCCGATCACCATGCAGGCGCTATCCGGCAAGCCGGTATTCACCAATCAGTGGGGCGAACACACTGCTAATCATATGGCACACATCAATCTAAGCCGTACCACCGATGCCATTATGATCGCGCCGGCCACAGCTGATTTCATCGCCAAGCTGGCGCACGGCTTGGCCGATGACCTGCTTTCCGCGTTGTGTTTGGCTCGCAATTGTCCATTGCTGGTTGCCCCTGCAATGAATCGACAAATGTGGGAAAGCCCAGCCACGCAACGCAATATCCAGCAACTCCTTGCTGATGGTGTAACTATTCTAGGCCCTGTCAGCGGTATGCAAGCATGTGGCGAAGAAGGAATGGGACGCATGCAGGAACCCACAGAGTTGGCACGCGCATTGCTCACCTTTTTTCAGCCAAAATTACTATCCGGCGTAAAAGTTCTGCTGACTGCCGGGCCAACCTACGAAGCAATAGACGCAGTACGCGGCATTACCAATCGCAGCTCCGGCAAGATGGGCTATGCCATCACGCAGGCCGCACTGGAGTTAGGTGCAGAAGTGACATTGATTTCTGGTCCTACAGCCTTATCCAGCCCCCATGGTGCCGCGCTGGTGAATATCACCAGCGCGGCGGAAATGTTCGAGGCTGTCCAAAAACATGTCGCAGATGCCAATATTTTCATTGGCGTGGCAGCCGTAGCCGATTATCGCGTAGCACAACCGACCGGACAGAAAATCAAGAAGAGTACGGGCGGACTAACGCTGGAACTATTTCCCAATCCAGATATTCTGGGATATGTTGCCGGGCTTCCAAAGCCACCATTCTGCGTGGGTTTCGCGGCCGAAAGCCACAATCTGCACGACTACGCTGCAACGAAGCGCAAAACCAAGAAAATTCCACTACTCGCAGCCAATTTAGCCCAACAAGCAATTGGAGCAGATGACAACGAGCTGATTTTATTTGACGATACGGGCGAGCATGTCTTACCGCGCGCGGATAAGCTCACACTGGCGCGAGCTTTGTTGCAGCATATAGTCAAACTTTACCGGCAAGGAAATAAATTATGA
- the pstC gene encoding phosphate ABC transporter permease subunit PstC, whose amino-acid sequence MPTFLREVHMKRHNLLDILFRNVTRLSAFAVLVLLIAIIVSLIIGSLPSIKAFGFSFLTSAEWDPVTEQFGALVPIVGTLVTSAIALLIAIPVSFGIALFLTELSPRWLRRPLGIAIELLAGIPSIIYGMWGLFVFAPLFADYVQPWLIEKLGPLPILGPLFQGIPMGIGVLTAGIILAIMVIPFIASVMRDVFEVVPTLLKESAYGLGATTWEVMWHVVLPYTKIGVAGGIMLGLGRALGETMAVTFVIGNAHKLSASLLMPGNSISSALANEFNEAVGKLYTSALVELGLILFLITFIVLSLARYMLYMLTKREGSTT is encoded by the coding sequence ATGCCGACGTTTTTACGTGAAGTACATATGAAGCGCCATAATTTGCTGGACATTCTGTTCCGCAATGTCACCCGCTTGTCTGCATTCGCCGTGCTCGTTTTACTCATTGCCATCATCGTTTCGCTGATAATCGGCAGCTTGCCCTCCATTAAGGCGTTCGGTTTCTCATTTTTAACCAGCGCGGAATGGGATCCGGTCACTGAACAGTTTGGCGCACTCGTGCCGATCGTTGGCACGCTGGTAACCTCGGCCATCGCCTTGCTGATCGCCATCCCGGTCAGTTTCGGTATTGCCCTTTTCCTCACTGAACTGTCGCCGCGCTGGTTACGTCGTCCGCTGGGCATTGCCATCGAACTGCTGGCCGGCATCCCCAGCATTATTTACGGCATGTGGGGTTTGTTCGTATTTGCGCCGCTGTTTGCTGACTATGTTCAGCCTTGGCTCATAGAAAAACTGGGGCCGCTCCCGATATTGGGGCCTTTGTTTCAGGGCATTCCCATGGGCATCGGGGTGCTCACCGCCGGTATCATTCTGGCCATCATGGTTATTCCCTTTATTGCCTCGGTGATGCGTGATGTATTCGAGGTTGTTCCCACCCTGCTCAAGGAATCTGCCTATGGCTTGGGCGCAACCACTTGGGAAGTCATGTGGCATGTGGTGTTGCCCTATACCAAGATCGGTGTGGCTGGCGGTATTATGCTGGGCCTGGGACGTGCGTTGGGCGAAACTATGGCGGTCACCTTCGTCATCGGCAATGCACATAAATTAAGTGCCTCGCTATTAATGCCTGGCAATAGCATCTCCTCCGCGCTGGCCAACGAATTCAATGAGGCAGTGGGCAAGTTATACACCTCAGCGCTGGTCGAACTTGGACTAATTCTGTTCTTAATCACTTTCATCGTGTTGTCGCTGGCACGTTATATGCTGTATATGCTGACGAAACGCGAAGGATCCACGACCTGA
- the dut gene encoding dUTP diphosphatase, with the protein MKKTVDVKILDPRLHKHPPAYATTGSAGIDLRACIDQSMIIQPGQCELIPSGIAIHLADPQCAAMILPRSGLGHKQGIVLGNLVGLIDSDYQGQIFISIWNRGQNPFTLMPLERIAQMVIVPILQMQLNIVTDFPLSQRGSDGFGSTGKN; encoded by the coding sequence ATGAAAAAAACAGTAGATGTGAAAATTCTCGACCCACGCTTGCATAAGCACCCGCCCGCTTACGCCACGACTGGATCGGCGGGAATAGATTTGCGCGCCTGTATTGACCAGAGCATGATTATTCAGCCCGGCCAATGCGAACTCATCCCGAGCGGCATTGCAATTCACCTAGCCGATCCGCAGTGCGCCGCGATGATCTTGCCGCGCTCTGGACTTGGACACAAACAGGGAATTGTACTGGGCAATTTGGTCGGATTAATCGATTCCGACTATCAAGGACAGATATTCATTTCTATCTGGAACCGTGGACAAAACCCATTCACTCTCATGCCTTTGGAACGCATAGCGCAAATGGTTATTGTGCCAATACTGCAAATGCAGCTCAATATTGTCACGGATTTTCCCTTGAGCCAGCGCGGAAGTGACGGTTTCGGCAGTACCGGCAAAAATTGA
- a CDS encoding proline--tRNA ligase, giving the protein MRVSQFFISTQKEAPSEAELVSHRLMLRAGYIKKLASGLYTWMPLGLRVLRKVEAVVREEMNNGGGIELLMPAIQPAELWQETGRWEVFGPQMLKIKDRHDNLFCFGPTHEEVITDIARREIKSYRQLPVNFYQIQTKFRDEVRPRFGVMRAREFVMKDAYSFHASFSSLEQTYQVMYDTYSRIFTRLGLQFRAVAADTGAIGGSGSHEFHVLADSGEDGLAFCPTSNYAANVELAEAIAPNVLRASASEKLQKVITPGQKSIESVATFLNVTPQQVLKAIAVMDAGDNFTLLLLRGDHMLNEIKATKILGEFRFASDDEIHQNMGCRTGYIGPVNTIVRILTDHAAAAMSNFVCGANDDGFHYTHANFGRDISLDETNVYDLRNVVAGDPSPDRKGTLELCRGIEVGHIFQLRTKYSETLNANYLDENGKSQFIEMGCYGIGVSRIVAAAIEQNYDERGITLPATMAPFQVALAPIGINKSEAVRLATEQLYTDIGAAGIEVLLDDRNERPGVMFADLELIGIPHRIVIGDRGLSQEVPMVEYKGRRDEEAQQIPLQDIVKFIQLTSLQ; this is encoded by the coding sequence ATGCGCGTTTCACAATTTTTCATCTCCACCCAGAAAGAAGCTCCCTCCGAAGCCGAACTAGTCAGTCATCGTTTAATGTTACGCGCCGGCTACATCAAGAAACTAGCCAGCGGCCTGTACACCTGGATGCCGTTGGGACTACGCGTGTTGCGAAAAGTGGAAGCCGTGGTACGCGAGGAAATGAATAATGGGGGCGGCATTGAGCTGCTAATGCCCGCCATACAGCCAGCCGAACTTTGGCAAGAAACCGGGCGCTGGGAAGTATTTGGACCACAAATGCTCAAAATTAAAGATCGCCATGACAATCTATTTTGTTTTGGCCCCACTCACGAAGAAGTTATTACTGACATCGCGCGCCGTGAGATAAAAAGCTATCGTCAGTTACCAGTTAATTTCTACCAAATCCAGACCAAGTTCCGGGATGAGGTGCGTCCCCGTTTTGGTGTGATGCGTGCACGCGAATTTGTAATGAAAGATGCTTATTCATTCCATGCCAGCTTCAGCAGCCTAGAACAAACCTACCAGGTGATGTATGACACCTACAGCCGCATTTTCACCCGTCTTGGCCTCCAATTTCGAGCCGTTGCGGCGGATACAGGCGCCATTGGCGGTAGTGGCTCGCATGAATTCCATGTACTAGCCGATTCCGGCGAAGACGGGTTAGCATTCTGTCCCACTTCCAATTATGCCGCCAATGTGGAACTGGCTGAGGCCATCGCACCAAACGTCTTACGCGCGAGTGCCAGCGAAAAATTGCAAAAAGTCATTACGCCCGGACAAAAATCCATCGAAAGCGTCGCCACTTTCTTGAATGTGACGCCGCAACAAGTACTAAAAGCAATCGCCGTAATGGATGCCGGTGATAACTTCACTCTGCTTCTGCTGCGCGGAGATCATATGCTGAACGAAATCAAAGCAACCAAGATCCTGGGCGAATTCCGTTTCGCCAGCGACGATGAAATCCATCAGAACATGGGCTGTCGTACCGGCTACATTGGCCCGGTCAATACCATTGTGCGCATCTTGACTGATCATGCTGCTGCTGCCATGAGTAACTTTGTCTGCGGAGCCAATGATGACGGCTTTCACTACACTCACGCAAACTTTGGACGCGACATCAGCTTGGACGAAACAAATGTGTATGACCTCCGCAACGTGGTCGCCGGTGATCCCAGTCCTGATAGGAAAGGCACGCTGGAACTCTGTCGCGGTATCGAAGTTGGCCACATTTTCCAGTTGCGCACCAAGTATTCCGAAACGCTCAATGCTAATTACCTCGATGAAAACGGCAAATCTCAATTCATTGAAATGGGTTGTTATGGCATCGGTGTTTCACGCATCGTCGCTGCCGCAATAGAGCAGAATTATGACGAGCGCGGCATTACCCTGCCTGCTACCATGGCTCCGTTCCAAGTGGCACTTGCCCCAATCGGCATCAATAAGAGCGAAGCCGTGCGCCTAGCGACAGAACAGCTTTACACTGACATTGGCGCGGCAGGAATTGAAGTATTGCTTGATGACCGTAACGAACGTCCAGGCGTAATGTTTGCTGATTTAGAGCTCATCGGCATCCCACATCGTATCGTAATCGGGGATCGCGGTCTCAGCCAAGAAGTGCCCATGGTTGAGTACAAGGGACGACGCGACGAAGAAGCGCAACAAATCCCGTTACAAGATATTGTTAAGTTCATACAATTAACCTCACTTCAATAA
- the pstA gene encoding phosphate ABC transporter permease PstA, whose product MLTLYARRRLINAICLGISALAMLFGLIWLGWILWTLLANGLPQLSIAVLTQMTPPPNSAGGLLNAIAGSLMMTFLAALIGTPIGILAGTYLAEFGQRGWLAPTTRFINDVLLSAPSIVIGLFIYEMYVIKIGHFSGWAGALALSILVIPIVIRTTENMLRLVPNTLREAAAALGAPQWKVINLVTLRAARAGIITGVLLAVARISGETAPLLFTSLNNQFWSSDMNQPMANLPVVIFQFAMSPYQDWQSLAWAGALLITFSVLSLNILARVLFRQKSTTY is encoded by the coding sequence ATGCTGACACTCTACGCACGCCGCCGCCTGATTAATGCCATATGTCTGGGAATTTCGGCCCTGGCCATGCTGTTCGGTCTGATCTGGTTGGGCTGGATTTTATGGACGCTACTGGCAAACGGTCTGCCTCAACTGTCCATCGCAGTACTTACCCAGATGACACCACCACCCAACAGCGCGGGCGGCTTGCTCAACGCCATTGCCGGCAGTCTGATGATGACCTTTCTCGCCGCACTGATTGGCACTCCTATCGGCATACTCGCGGGCACCTATCTGGCGGAATTCGGCCAGCGCGGCTGGTTGGCGCCGACCACGCGCTTTATTAACGACGTGCTGCTTTCTGCACCATCTATCGTAATCGGTCTGTTCATATATGAAATGTATGTCATTAAAATTGGGCACTTCTCCGGCTGGGCCGGTGCATTGGCATTATCCATTTTAGTCATCCCGATCGTCATTCGCACCACCGAAAATATGTTGCGCTTGGTGCCGAATACCTTGCGCGAAGCGGCGGCAGCGCTGGGGGCACCACAATGGAAGGTGATTAACCTGGTGACGTTACGCGCTGCACGAGCTGGCATCATTACCGGGGTGCTGCTAGCGGTGGCGCGCATTAGCGGTGAAACCGCACCGCTATTGTTTACCTCGCTAAATAATCAATTCTGGAGCAGCGATATGAATCAGCCCATGGCCAACTTGCCGGTAGTAATTTTCCAATTTGCCATGAGTCCTTACCAGGACTGGCAGAGTCTCGCCTGGGCTGGCGCGCTACTCATCACTTTCAGCGTGCTCTCGCTCAATATATTGGCGCGAGTCTTATTCCGCCAAAAATCAACAACTTATTAA
- a CDS encoding ferritin-like domain-containing protein produces MADKSFLTDIKILRERARQHIEQGAITAGYRGDRDTVVDLLNEALATEIVCVLRYKRHYYTATGINAQSVAAEFLQHATEEQVHADQIAQRIVQLGGKPNFSPEGLAMRSHSEYHDGDDLLEMIREDLIAERIAIDSYGEMISYLGNDDPTTRRMLESILAMEEEHADDLSSLLAEMGG; encoded by the coding sequence ATGGCAGACAAATCATTTTTGACCGATATTAAAATCCTGCGTGAACGTGCCCGACAGCACATAGAGCAGGGGGCTATCACTGCTGGATATCGTGGTGACCGTGATACTGTTGTCGATCTGTTAAACGAGGCGCTGGCTACAGAGATTGTCTGCGTGTTGCGATATAAACGACATTACTATACTGCTACAGGCATCAATGCGCAAAGCGTAGCCGCCGAGTTCTTGCAACATGCCACTGAAGAACAGGTACATGCTGACCAGATTGCTCAGCGCATTGTGCAATTGGGGGGAAAACCGAACTTTTCTCCTGAGGGTCTGGCAATGCGTAGCCATTCCGAATATCACGATGGTGATGACTTGCTTGAAATGATTCGCGAAGACCTCATTGCTGAGCGCATTGCCATTGATAGCTACGGTGAAATGATAAGCTACTTGGGTAACGACGATCCTACAACGCGGCGTATGCTGGAATCCATCTTGGCGATGGAGGAAGAACATGCCGACGATTTGTCCAGTCTCTTGGCAGAGATGGGAGGGTGA
- a CDS encoding DUF475 domain-containing protein: MRYFRVSFFIAFVGIGLAAWWGYSRGGFVVALEALGIATILCVMEVSLSFDNAVVNASVLKSWNKFWQDIFLTIGMLIAVFGMRLLFPLVIVALAADLGLMEVWDMGLHNPDEYALHLTNHHAEVAAFGGIFLLLVFLNFLLDSKKELHWLGHIEEKIATFGKVASISVMIALGTLLASLSMVEEGKQLVVLVAGLWGVLSYVGVDVISSLLEKEEDDAKISDVIKRGGIGGFLYLEVLDASFSFDGVIGAFAITKDIVIIMIGLGIGAIFVRSMTVFLVRKETLDTYVYLEHGAHYAIGILAVIMLASMKFHIPEIFTGFVGVAFIAAALWSSLRYRRLKQLNK; this comes from the coding sequence ATGCGCTATTTTAGAGTTTCATTTTTTATTGCTTTTGTGGGTATTGGGCTTGCGGCATGGTGGGGTTATAGCCGGGGTGGTTTTGTGGTCGCACTTGAAGCGCTTGGGATTGCTACTATTCTCTGTGTCATGGAGGTATCACTCTCCTTTGACAATGCTGTCGTCAATGCGTCTGTACTTAAAAGCTGGAACAAATTCTGGCAGGACATTTTCCTGACTATTGGAATGCTGATCGCTGTGTTTGGCATGCGATTGCTTTTTCCTCTTGTGATTGTTGCGCTCGCGGCTGACCTCGGGCTAATGGAGGTGTGGGATATGGGGCTACATAATCCTGATGAATATGCACTTCATTTGACTAATCATCATGCTGAAGTGGCCGCGTTTGGAGGGATTTTTTTATTGTTGGTGTTCCTTAATTTTCTGCTGGACTCTAAAAAAGAATTGCATTGGCTTGGTCATATTGAGGAAAAAATTGCCACATTTGGTAAAGTGGCATCAATCTCGGTAATGATCGCGCTGGGTACACTGTTGGCCAGTTTATCCATGGTCGAAGAGGGCAAGCAACTGGTTGTACTAGTTGCCGGCCTTTGGGGCGTGCTGTCCTACGTGGGCGTAGACGTGATTAGTAGTCTTCTTGAAAAGGAAGAAGATGATGCAAAAATCAGTGATGTTATTAAGCGCGGCGGGATAGGTGGTTTTCTTTATCTTGAAGTACTGGATGCTTCCTTCTCTTTCGATGGGGTGATCGGGGCATTTGCCATTACCAAGGATATTGTCATTATCATGATTGGCCTTGGTATTGGCGCGATATTTGTGCGTTCAATGACTGTATTTCTGGTACGTAAAGAAACCCTTGATACGTATGTGTACCTTGAGCATGGTGCGCATTATGCGATCGGAATTCTGGCTGTCATCATGCTTGCTAGTATGAAGTTCCATATCCCTGAGATTTTCACTGGTTTTGTAGGGGTGGCTTTTATTGCCGCCGCTTTATGGTCTTCATTGCGCTATAGGCGTCTCAAGCAACTAAATAAGTAA
- a CDS encoding lytic transglycosylase domain-containing protein, translating into MRPIQECHSNYILSSLLAAGLLFAHAAHGGAQTYQPLSASVQISLNHSVSDQAPPKLTFASQQEYHTWLNDTSRRLERRIPDAGYRVDFLKTVYYEATRAGLDPQLVLGLIQVESGFKKYAVSSAGARGYMQVMPFWLNLIGQRKGNLFHLRTNLRYGCIILRHYLDMEKGDLYRALGRYNGSLGKPEYPNLVNAAWHVR; encoded by the coding sequence ATGCGTCCGATTCAAGAATGTCATTCAAATTACATTTTGTCATCCTTGCTGGCAGCGGGTTTGCTATTTGCCCACGCAGCCCATGGCGGCGCACAAACCTATCAACCCCTATCTGCCAGCGTGCAGATCTCGTTAAATCACTCCGTTTCAGATCAAGCGCCACCCAAGCTGACATTTGCATCGCAACAGGAGTACCACACTTGGTTGAATGACACATCGCGCCGCTTGGAAAGACGCATCCCGGACGCGGGCTATCGCGTGGACTTCCTCAAGACTGTGTATTACGAAGCCACGCGCGCCGGATTAGATCCGCAATTGGTATTGGGGCTTATTCAAGTGGAAAGCGGTTTCAAAAAATATGCCGTATCCAGCGCCGGAGCGAGAGGGTATATGCAAGTAATGCCGTTTTGGTTGAATCTCATCGGCCAACGTAAGGGCAATTTGTTCCACCTGCGCACCAACCTGCGATATGGTTGTATCATTCTTCGCCACTACCTGGATATGGAAAAGGGTGACCTCTACCGTGCTCTAGGACGCTACAACGGCAGCCTAGGCAAACCGGAATATCCCAATCTAGTTAATGCCGCATGGCATGTGCGCTGA
- the pstS gene encoding phosphate ABC transporter substrate-binding protein PstS, which produces MTKLNRFLYIFGLAASWSLATHASAVNLTGAGATFPYPIYAKWADTYKTQTGISLNYQSIGSGGGIKQIIARTVDFGASDMPLKPEELEKNGLMQFPAVMGGVVPVINVAGVAAGQLKLDGKVLADIFLGKITKWNDPALMALNVGTKLPNETITVVHRSDGSGTTFIFTNYLSKTSPEWKSAVGEGTAVSWKAGTGGKGNEGVASYVQRIKNSIGYVEYAYALQNKMTYAQLKNHDGQFVKPDDTSFKAAAANAAWEKAPGFYELLTNEPGKESWPITGATFILMHKTQDKPETAKEVLKFFDWAYINGGKMAEALDYVPMPEKVQQLVRAAWKTEVKDNKGTAIWK; this is translated from the coding sequence ATGACCAAACTAAATCGTTTTCTTTATATATTTGGCCTTGCCGCCTCGTGGTCGTTAGCAACCCATGCTTCGGCCGTTAACCTCACTGGTGCGGGCGCCACCTTCCCCTATCCGATTTACGCCAAATGGGCCGATACGTATAAAACCCAAACCGGTATCAGCCTGAACTATCAATCCATTGGTTCCGGCGGGGGCATCAAACAAATTATCGCCCGGACAGTCGATTTTGGCGCCTCAGATATGCCTTTGAAACCCGAAGAGCTGGAAAAGAACGGCCTGATGCAATTCCCGGCAGTCATGGGCGGTGTAGTACCTGTCATCAACGTCGCCGGCGTTGCAGCCGGGCAGCTCAAACTGGACGGCAAGGTGCTGGCCGATATTTTTCTCGGCAAGATCACCAAGTGGAATGATCCAGCGCTCATGGCGCTGAATGTGGGCACTAAACTGCCCAATGAAACCATCACCGTCGTACATCGCTCTGACGGTTCCGGCACCACCTTCATCTTCACCAACTACCTGTCCAAGACTAGCCCGGAATGGAAATCTGCAGTCGGCGAAGGCACAGCCGTCTCCTGGAAAGCGGGCACGGGTGGCAAAGGTAATGAAGGCGTCGCTTCTTATGTACAGCGTATAAAAAATTCCATCGGTTATGTGGAATATGCTTATGCGCTGCAGAATAAAATGACTTACGCACAACTCAAGAATCATGACGGTCAGTTTGTCAAACCCGATGACACCTCATTCAAGGCCGCCGCGGCCAACGCTGCCTGGGAAAAAGCGCCAGGCTTTTATGAGCTGCTGACCAATGAACCCGGCAAAGAAAGCTGGCCCATCACCGGCGCCACTTTCATCCTGATGCACAAGACACAAGATAAACCTGAAACAGCCAAAGAAGTACTAAAATTCTTTGATTGGGCTTACATCAATGGGGGCAAGATGGCTGAGGCTCTGGATTATGTCCCCATGCCGGAAAAAGTTCAGCAACTGGTGCGCGCCGCCTGGAAAACAGAGGTCAAGGATAACAAGGGCACGGCGATCTGGAAGTAA